One Desulfobulbus oligotrophicus DNA segment encodes these proteins:
- a CDS encoding fatty acid--CoA ligase — translation MPSPLIQRTASAYAYPLLIKNLFLAPVVDNPDQEIVYRDQMRYTYREMRLRIHRLANALSALGVKPGDTVAVMDWDSHRYLECFFAVPMLGAVLHTINVRLSPEQILYTIDHAEDDFLLVNDEFLPIIEQIKGRIDTIQSYVLLTDLDTPPQTNIPLAGDYESLLAMAGAEFDFEDFDENTRATTFYTTGTTGMPKGVYFSHRQLVLHTLGNLAALGTPFQQGRLHQRDVYLPLTPMFHVHAWGIPYVATSLGVKQVYPGKYAPGPILQLIAREGATFSHCVPTVMHMLMSHPDFEEFDLSNWKVMIGGSALTKSMCQKALSRGIDIFTAYGMSETCPILTIAHVDRDDLSEEEEISIRCRTGRPIPMVQLRLMDDTMNEVIHDGEHVGEIVVRAPWLTQGYLKDKRNSENLWKGGYLHTGDVANINRQRYVTITDRIKDVIKTGGEWLSSLELEDVLGLYSGIAEVAVIGMPDKKWGERPLALVVPKDEASPPTPRQLIRHINQFIEKGLLSKQAMLLKVKIVATIDKTSVGKTDKKTLRLKYLE, via the coding sequence ATGCCAAGCCCGCTCATCCAACGGACAGCTTCAGCCTATGCATACCCTCTTCTGATCAAAAACCTGTTTCTTGCCCCGGTTGTCGACAACCCTGATCAGGAGATCGTTTATCGCGACCAGATGCGCTACACATATCGGGAAATGCGTCTGCGTATTCATCGACTGGCCAACGCCCTCTCTGCCTTGGGGGTCAAGCCGGGAGACACCGTGGCGGTGATGGATTGGGATAGCCACCGCTACCTTGAATGTTTTTTTGCAGTACCGATGCTGGGAGCTGTGCTGCACACCATTAATGTCCGATTGTCACCGGAGCAGATTCTCTATACCATTGATCATGCTGAAGACGATTTTCTGCTGGTCAACGACGAATTCCTCCCGATCATCGAACAGATCAAGGGCCGTATCGATACAATCCAGAGCTACGTTTTACTGACCGATCTCGATACTCCACCGCAAACGAACATACCGCTGGCCGGTGATTATGAAAGTCTCCTGGCCATGGCAGGTGCTGAATTTGACTTCGAAGATTTTGATGAAAACACCCGTGCCACGACCTTTTACACCACAGGAACCACCGGCATGCCCAAGGGTGTCTATTTCAGTCACCGTCAACTTGTACTACATACACTTGGTAACTTAGCAGCCCTCGGCACCCCGTTTCAACAGGGACGCCTTCATCAGCGGGATGTCTATTTACCGCTGACCCCCATGTTTCATGTTCATGCCTGGGGGATACCCTATGTGGCCACCTCACTTGGTGTCAAACAGGTCTATCCGGGGAAATATGCACCCGGGCCGATTCTTCAGCTTATTGCCCGGGAAGGCGCCACCTTTTCCCACTGTGTGCCAACGGTCATGCACATGCTGATGAGCCATCCGGACTTCGAAGAGTTTGATCTGTCGAACTGGAAAGTAATGATCGGCGGCTCAGCTCTGACCAAATCCATGTGCCAGAAGGCCTTGAGTCGCGGCATCGATATCTTTACCGCCTACGGCATGTCCGAGACCTGTCCGATTCTCACCATTGCCCATGTTGACCGGGATGACCTCAGTGAGGAAGAGGAGATCTCGATCCGCTGCAGAACCGGTCGCCCCATCCCGATGGTGCAGCTGCGACTGATGGATGACACAATGAATGAAGTGATCCATGACGGCGAGCATGTGGGTGAGATAGTCGTCCGTGCCCCCTGGCTGACTCAGGGATACCTCAAAGATAAACGCAACTCGGAAAACCTGTGGAAAGGCGGGTACCTGCACACCGGTGATGTTGCCAACATCAATCGACAGCGCTATGTGACCATTACCGATCGGATCAAAGATGTTATTAAAACCGGTGGTGAGTGGCTCAGTTCACTGGAGCTGGAAGATGTTCTTGGCCTTTATTCCGGGATAGCGGAAGTTGCCGTGATCGGTATGCCTGATAAGAAGTGGGGTGAACGTCCCCTGGCTCTCGTCGTGCCGAAAGATGAGGCATCCCCCCCTACTCCCCGGCAGCTGATCCGTCATATCAACCAGTTTATTGAGAAGGGACTGCTTTCTAAGCAGGCCATGTTGCTCAAAGTGAAGATCGTTGCAACCATTGATAAAACCAGTGTCGGCAAGACCGATAAAAAGACACTTCGTCTCAAGTATCTGGAATAA
- a CDS encoding M18 family aminopeptidase, with the protein MEHLTEYLDDLFAFIRHSPTAYHATAGVLDHLTQQGFKRLDEAVSWSNLPPGSYSVVRNGASLIAFTLSQDPQAGMPMRMAGAHTDSPSLKIKPNPVQVRHGCVQLGVEMYGGLLLAPWFDRNLSIAGRVTWSCDTGPMRCSLIDFTRAAAIIPSLAIHLDREANEKRQIDRQTDLVPIIMLTETADPPDFNELVRKELVRLHPEAAMATILAFDLFLYDLQPPCRAGLNGEFITGPRLDNLLSCHALARAMTAAPDNNCNRLIVFNDHEEIGSLSRSGAQGPFLKSVLQRLYPDPDLLQRVVARSLFISVDNAHAVHPNFATRHDPNHLVMLNQGPVIKVNAAQRYATDAITAGLFRQLCTKADIPYQEFVMRNDLACGSTIGPLTAAEIGIPTVDVGVPQLAMHSIRETIGHLDGWYLLQAMTAFFAAEDTQIHCPDPGF; encoded by the coding sequence ATGGAACACCTAACAGAGTATCTTGACGACCTTTTTGCCTTTATCCGACACAGCCCCACTGCCTATCATGCAACCGCCGGTGTTCTTGATCACCTGACGCAACAAGGTTTTAAGCGCCTTGATGAAGCTGTTTCCTGGAGCAATCTTCCCCCCGGCTCCTACTCTGTTGTCCGCAATGGGGCCAGCCTGATTGCTTTTACCCTGAGTCAGGATCCACAAGCCGGCATGCCGATGCGCATGGCCGGAGCGCATACCGACAGTCCGAGCCTGAAAATCAAACCAAATCCCGTGCAGGTTCGCCATGGATGCGTGCAGTTAGGTGTGGAGATGTATGGGGGGCTTCTGCTTGCCCCCTGGTTTGACCGTAATCTTTCCATTGCCGGCAGAGTAACCTGGAGCTGCGACACCGGACCCATGCGGTGCAGCCTGATCGATTTTACCAGAGCAGCAGCCATTATCCCGAGCCTTGCCATTCATCTGGATCGGGAGGCCAATGAGAAACGACAGATTGACAGGCAGACTGATCTTGTTCCGATCATCATGCTCACCGAGACAGCCGACCCGCCTGACTTTAATGAACTAGTACGAAAAGAGCTGGTGCGTCTGCATCCGGAAGCGGCCATGGCAACGATACTGGCCTTTGACCTTTTTCTCTACGACCTTCAGCCCCCCTGCCGGGCAGGTCTGAACGGCGAATTCATAACCGGGCCGCGGCTTGACAATTTGCTTTCCTGCCATGCCCTGGCCAGGGCGATGACAGCAGCCCCGGACAACAACTGTAACCGGCTGATCGTTTTCAATGACCATGAGGAGATCGGCAGTCTGTCCAGGTCCGGTGCCCAGGGCCCTTTTCTTAAAAGTGTTCTGCAAAGACTCTATCCGGATCCGGATCTGTTGCAGCGTGTTGTTGCCCGTTCACTGTTCATCTCTGTTGACAACGCCCATGCCGTGCACCCGAACTTCGCAACCAGGCACGACCCAAACCATTTAGTGATGCTCAATCAGGGGCCGGTTATTAAAGTCAATGCTGCTCAGCGCTATGCAACCGATGCGATCACCGCCGGTCTGTTCCGTCAGCTCTGCACCAAAGCAGACATCCCGTACCAGGAGTTTGTCATGCGCAACGACCTGGCCTGCGGTTCAACCATCGGTCCCTTAACCGCCGCAGAAATCGGTATTCCCACCGTGGATGTCGGCGTACCTCAGCTCGCCATGCATTCAATCCGTGAAACCATCGGTCATCTTGACGGTTGGTACCTGTTGCAGGCGATGACAGCCTTTTTTGCTGCAGAAGACACCCAGATCCATTGTCCTGATCCGGGCTTCTGA
- the leuA gene encoding 2-isopropylmalate synthase — protein sequence MNQEKLRKYRPYPQVPLQDRRWPDQMITRAPIWCSVDLRDGNQALIQPMNVEEKLEMFQLLVQIGFKEIEVGFPSASQIEYDFLRLLIEGNHIPTGVVPQVLTQAREHLIKRSFASIQGAREAIMHLYNSTSILQRDVVFKKDKKEIIELGVTGAKLIREQAERAETIIRYEYSPESFTGTELDFSLEICEAVMDVWEPSPEKPMIINLPATVEMSTPNIYADQIEWFCRHVKNRDCVLISVHAHNDRGEAVAATELALMAGADRVEGTLFGNGERTGNVDIVTLALNMFSQGVDPELDFSRINKVINVYERCTKMKVHPRHPYAGELVYTAFSGSHQDAINKGMTALELTQSGLWEVPYLPIDPQDVGRTYESIIRINSQSGKGGIAYIMEHEFGFKLPNDMRPGFGRVIQEVSDACSDELSPEMIFQTFEKEYLFNVNGYALKSFNVIKRHFDRDEEQSIAEIEAVVVTKGGEQSIRASGNGPLDAFCTALRDGLGLRFVLHSYHEHALTRGSSAKAVSYIEILDQDNEGWWGAGVDTDIIVASIKSLLSALNRSAAKAKGQH from the coding sequence ATGAATCAGGAAAAATTGCGTAAGTATCGACCGTACCCACAGGTACCATTGCAGGACCGCAGATGGCCCGATCAGATGATCACACGTGCCCCGATCTGGTGCAGTGTGGATTTGCGTGATGGGAACCAGGCACTCATTCAGCCGATGAATGTAGAGGAGAAACTGGAGATGTTTCAGTTACTTGTACAGATCGGCTTCAAAGAGATCGAGGTCGGTTTTCCCTCTGCCTCACAGATTGAATACGATTTCCTCCGTTTGTTAATCGAAGGCAACCATATTCCGACAGGGGTTGTCCCGCAGGTGTTGACCCAGGCCCGTGAACATCTGATCAAGAGATCGTTCGCTTCGATCCAGGGAGCTCGTGAAGCTATCATGCATCTGTACAATTCCACATCAATCCTGCAACGGGATGTGGTGTTTAAAAAAGATAAGAAGGAGATCATAGAACTTGGAGTCACCGGAGCAAAGCTCATTCGGGAACAGGCAGAACGAGCAGAGACCATCATCCGTTACGAGTATTCACCTGAGAGTTTTACCGGCACGGAGTTGGATTTTTCCCTGGAGATCTGTGAGGCTGTCATGGACGTCTGGGAACCGTCTCCTGAAAAACCGATGATAATCAATCTGCCGGCCACGGTTGAGATGTCAACTCCGAATATCTATGCAGATCAGATTGAATGGTTTTGTCGGCACGTGAAAAATCGTGACTGCGTCCTGATCAGTGTGCATGCCCATAATGATCGGGGCGAGGCTGTGGCTGCCACTGAACTGGCGCTGATGGCCGGTGCTGATCGGGTTGAGGGGACCCTGTTTGGTAACGGTGAGCGGACCGGTAATGTCGATATTGTTACACTGGCCCTCAACATGTTCAGCCAGGGTGTTGATCCGGAACTGGATTTTTCCCGGATTAACAAGGTGATCAATGTCTATGAACGGTGTACTAAAATGAAGGTTCATCCCCGCCATCCGTATGCCGGGGAGTTGGTCTATACTGCTTTTTCCGGGTCGCATCAGGATGCGATCAACAAGGGGATGACCGCTTTGGAACTGACGCAAAGCGGGCTTTGGGAAGTGCCCTATCTGCCGATCGATCCACAGGATGTCGGCCGGACCTACGAGTCAATCATCCGGATCAACAGTCAGTCCGGTAAGGGCGGGATAGCCTACATTATGGAGCATGAGTTCGGGTTTAAGTTACCCAATGACATGCGGCCGGGCTTTGGCAGGGTGATACAGGAGGTGTCCGATGCCTGCAGTGATGAGCTGTCACCGGAGATGATCTTCCAGACCTTTGAAAAGGAGTACCTGTTCAACGTTAACGGGTATGCCCTGAAATCCTTTAACGTGATAAAACGTCATTTTGATCGTGATGAGGAACAGTCCATAGCCGAAATTGAGGCCGTGGTGGTGACCAAAGGAGGGGAACAGAGCATCCGGGCCAGTGGCAATGGTCCTTTGGATGCCTTTTGCACCGCCTTGCGCGATGGGCTTGGTTTGCGTTTTGTGCTCCACTCGTACCATGAACATGCCCTTACCCGGGGAAGTTCTGCCAAGGCTGTGAGTTATATTGAAATTCTCGACCAGGATAATGAAGGCTGGTGGGGTGCGGGTGTGGATACGGATATTATCGTTGCCTCCATTAAATCTCTGCTCAGTGCCTTGAACCGTTCAGCGGCAAAAGCAAAGGGACAGCATTGA
- the fbp gene encoding class 1 fructose-bisphosphatase, with product MLVKRKGITVSRQIMDDQRLHPEATGELTSLLNDLVVAGKIISAEVNMAGLADILGQSGRTNIQGENVQKLDVFANQTIKRRMEQCGHVCVMASEEEDDIIPVLDGYEGNYTIAFDPLDGSTNIDVNVSIGTIFSIHRRISPSGQGNAQDLLQKGTQQVAAGYIIYGSSTVMVYTTGSGVHGFTLDPSVGEFFLSHPDIKIPETSLYYSVNEAYADHWFDSTRNFINYLKRADGGNGPYSLRYIGSLVADFHRNLIKGGIFLYTRDKKSGEKSEGKLRLLYEAAPLALIVEQAGGRAITDDGRRILDIEPKNLHQRVPLIIGSRRDVDLAEKFLRGEM from the coding sequence ATGCTCGTCAAGAGAAAAGGAATCACCGTCAGTCGCCAGATTATGGACGATCAGCGCCTGCATCCGGAGGCCACCGGTGAGTTGACCAGTCTGCTGAATGATCTGGTTGTGGCCGGTAAGATAATCAGTGCCGAGGTGAACATGGCCGGCCTGGCCGATATCCTCGGGCAGTCCGGGCGGACCAATATTCAGGGTGAGAACGTACAAAAACTCGATGTCTTTGCCAACCAGACCATCAAGCGGCGCATGGAGCAGTGCGGCCATGTCTGTGTCATGGCCTCAGAGGAAGAGGACGATATTATTCCTGTGCTTGACGGTTACGAGGGGAACTATACCATTGCCTTTGACCCTCTTGACGGATCGACCAATATCGACGTCAATGTGAGCATCGGCACTATTTTTTCCATTCATCGGCGCATCAGCCCTTCCGGCCAGGGCAACGCTCAAGATCTGCTTCAAAAGGGCACTCAACAGGTTGCCGCCGGATACATTATTTACGGCTCGTCAACAGTCATGGTGTACACCACCGGTTCCGGGGTGCATGGGTTTACTCTTGATCCAAGTGTCGGCGAATTCTTCCTCAGTCATCCTGATATCAAAATCCCGGAAACATCGCTTTATTACAGCGTGAATGAGGCCTATGCCGACCATTGGTTTGATAGCACCCGGAACTTCATCAATTACTTAAAAAGAGCCGATGGTGGCAATGGACCGTACAGCTTGCGCTATATCGGGTCACTGGTGGCTGATTTTCATCGGAACCTGATTAAGGGCGGCATCTTCCTTTATACCCGCGACAAGAAGAGCGGAGAAAAATCCGAAGGCAAGTTGCGGCTTCTCTATGAAGCAGCGCCTTTGGCCCTGATTGTCGAACAGGCGGGAGGGCGTGCTATTACCGATGATGGCCGTCGTATTCTGGACATTGAGCCGAAAAACCTCCATCAGCGAGTGCCGCTGATCATTGGCTCCAGGCGGGATGTTGATCTTGCTGAAAAATTTTTACGTGGTGAAATGTAA
- a CDS encoding leucyl aminopeptidase — protein MHTRQIPIQLFDAPVETFSGDLLIYFVEEDAPVTTECNEDLCRFLLQIRDLGDFKGAREEVFLMYPGLISGGGEGLSHAKRLLFVGLGKKSEASNTRREQLRLSAGTAAKQAGVLKAKDVLVVLPKDYQLDTSDIAECVSEGLLLGSYKFDVYKSPKEDAAAVMRVEQFLLGADHSESREAHRGLERGRILAEAVNAARDMANQPGNGWTPSDFADYAQKLAEKLPLQCEILDSVDLEELKMGGILGVNQGSALPPYLIVLEYQTSKADPTILLVGKGLTFDSGGICTKPSAGMEDMKYDMCGGAAVLTAMQAIAEIGITGVNVVGLIPATENLSGSAALKPGDVIRHYGGKTSEIINTDAEGRLILADALAYGIERYKPQAVVDLATLTGAVVIGLGHHYTGLLTNNDQLAAQLTEAGARVNEPLWRLPLGPEYRKQIDSKVADIKNAGSDRSAGTITAASYLQEFVGEIPWAHLDIAGTAWDFTEKSYVPKGPSGTGVRTLVAWLELRQPLESADSGH, from the coding sequence GTGCATACCCGTCAAATACCCATACAACTGTTCGATGCTCCGGTAGAGACCTTCTCCGGCGATTTACTCATTTATTTTGTTGAGGAAGATGCCCCCGTTACTACGGAATGCAATGAGGATCTCTGCAGATTTCTGTTACAGATTCGTGACCTCGGTGATTTCAAGGGGGCTAGGGAGGAGGTTTTTCTTATGTATCCCGGTCTGATCAGTGGCGGTGGAGAGGGGTTGTCTCATGCTAAACGCCTTTTATTCGTTGGACTCGGCAAGAAGAGTGAGGCCTCCAATACCCGTCGGGAACAGTTGCGGCTGTCGGCCGGTACAGCCGCCAAACAGGCAGGCGTACTGAAGGCGAAAGACGTGCTGGTGGTTTTACCAAAAGATTATCAGCTTGATACGTCTGATATCGCCGAATGTGTGAGCGAGGGACTGTTACTGGGAAGTTATAAGTTTGATGTGTATAAAAGCCCGAAAGAAGATGCTGCTGCTGTTATGAGGGTAGAGCAGTTTTTACTGGGTGCCGATCATTCGGAGTCCCGGGAGGCACACAGAGGGCTGGAACGAGGACGTATCCTTGCTGAGGCTGTCAATGCGGCTCGTGACATGGCCAATCAGCCCGGCAATGGCTGGACTCCATCTGATTTTGCCGATTACGCCCAAAAGCTGGCAGAAAAACTTCCGCTTCAGTGCGAGATTTTAGACAGCGTTGATTTAGAAGAATTGAAGATGGGCGGAATTTTAGGGGTCAACCAGGGGTCTGCCCTGCCTCCGTATCTGATTGTGTTGGAGTACCAGACCAGCAAAGCAGATCCAACCATCCTCCTGGTCGGTAAAGGCCTGACCTTTGATTCAGGCGGTATCTGCACCAAACCCTCCGCCGGCATGGAAGACATGAAATATGATATGTGCGGTGGAGCGGCAGTTCTTACCGCCATGCAGGCCATTGCCGAGATCGGTATTACCGGGGTCAATGTTGTTGGTTTGATTCCGGCAACGGAAAATCTGTCCGGTTCGGCCGCCCTTAAACCTGGTGATGTTATCCGTCATTATGGCGGGAAAACTTCGGAAATCATCAATACCGATGCTGAGGGAAGGTTGATCCTGGCCGATGCACTGGCGTACGGTATTGAGAGGTACAAGCCGCAGGCGGTGGTGGATCTGGCCACCCTAACCGGTGCTGTGGTTATTGGTCTTGGTCATCATTATACCGGTTTGCTGACAAACAACGATCAACTGGCTGCTCAACTGACAGAGGCCGGGGCTCGGGTCAACGAACCTCTCTGGCGGTTGCCGTTGGGACCGGAGTACCGAAAGCAGATCGATTCAAAGGTGGCGGATATTAAAAATGCCGGTAGTGATCGCAGTGCCGGCACCATCACTGCCGCTAGTTATTTACAGGAATTTGTTGGTGAAATCCCGTGGGCTCACCTTGACATTGCCGGTACGGCCTGGGATTTTACTGAAAAATCCTATGTCCCTAAAGGTCCGTCAGGGACGGGTGTCCGGACGCTGGTTGCCTGGCTGGAACTCCGGCAACCTCTGGAGTCTGCTGACAGCGGGCATTAA
- a CDS encoding universal stress protein, whose translation MDRFSTSLLGEAKTLLLATDGSPFSDGAIQEAMFFGQACQATVIVLHVVHTQVESITAANFEVRKGREKLTPHFDYIRAMARDIGVTLEVVVVGSSSPEKTIVEQARLRGADVILIGRHGKAGRLSLLVGKMTAKVMEQGFPRVLVAPKDFIISGNRILVGINNSANSRRAIEEAISLGHTCTTLQQIIMLAVAPSEEEGESARALLEEVSLLTEQAAPPVPCEFLLEVGDPVEQILKTADTRDVDMILIGNRSKGGMPKVFKGHIADNIIGRSRCSVLVVTA comes from the coding sequence ATGGATCGTTTCTCCACCAGTTTACTTGGCGAGGCTAAAACCCTGCTGCTCGCCACCGATGGTTCCCCGTTCAGTGATGGAGCCATCCAAGAGGCTATGTTTTTTGGTCAGGCCTGTCAGGCGACAGTGATTGTTCTTCATGTCGTTCATACCCAGGTTGAATCGATCACAGCTGCTAACTTTGAAGTGCGGAAAGGTCGCGAAAAACTCACACCGCATTTTGATTATATCCGGGCCATGGCCAGAGATATCGGCGTCACCCTCGAAGTTGTGGTGGTTGGATCCAGCAGTCCGGAGAAAACCATTGTTGAACAGGCAAGGTTGCGTGGAGCCGATGTTATTCTCATCGGCAGGCATGGCAAGGCCGGCCGGCTGTCATTGCTTGTCGGGAAGATGACGGCCAAGGTGATGGAACAGGGGTTTCCCCGGGTACTGGTCGCGCCCAAGGATTTTATAATAAGCGGCAACCGGATCCTGGTGGGGATCAACAATTCGGCCAACAGCCGAAGGGCGATAGAGGAGGCGATCAGCCTGGGGCACACCTGTACCACCTTGCAGCAGATTATTATGCTGGCAGTGGCACCTTCAGAGGAAGAGGGCGAGAGTGCCCGAGCGCTGCTTGAGGAAGTTTCTCTGTTGACAGAGCAGGCGGCGCCACCGGTCCCCTGCGAATTTCTTCTCGAAGTTGGTGACCCGGTGGAACAGATCCTGAAAACAGCCGATACCCGCGACGTTGATATGATTCTGATCGGTAACCGGAGTAAAGGCGGCATGCCCAAGGTGTTTAAAGGGCACATTGCTGATAATATCATCGGCCGGTCCCGGTGCTCTGTTTTGGTAGTGACGGCTTGA
- a CDS encoding SulP family inorganic anion transporter: MIRQQVLRIFPFLSWFPLSWLIFRGDLVAGITGALILVPKAMAYAQLSGLPLQFGLYTALVPAIIGALWGSSRQLATGPVAILSLMTAAAVTPMAVPGSEEYIGLVLLLTLLVGCIQLFLGVVKLGSAVNFVSHPVILGFMNAAALIIGLSQLDMLLGIPKGRSDFFLVDVWEMLGYIPLTHLPTLAMSIFSLVLMLAVKRVAFLAKSGVLVVVALTTLISALIGFEHKETGRIGDVVTPETRELVEEYGATAQRIESMSSRIAELSVQLRQAEKEGDHRKSANLRYRIELMGLDIKTAEQENRHRMRGIHKLYFVRTVPMEGQSSQLYQMGMAPAEDRTDGRRWHIRKIEQDVLRLSGGGEVVGTVPAGLPGLRIPAITVDGVLQLMSAALVIALVAFMESISMAKAMAGKTKQRIDPNQELIGQGMANIGGSFFQSYPASGSFTGSAINLQAGAQTGLAMVFNGFFVAVTLLFLTPLIYHLPKAVLAVIIVLAVTGLITPRAFRHIWKASRADGLLALVTFAVTLLAAPHLDKGIMVGALLAIGHYLYRTMAPRVAILGRYKDGTLRDVKYHPDLATSTKVVAIRFDGSLYFANIAHFEDAVLGAVADNHEAQFLLVVGDSINFIDSSGEEMLHNLVAQLQQSGIEMVFSGLKKQVLDVMRATGLYRVIGEQNIFSTENQALLAISCRLGEEDDACALFRS, from the coding sequence ATGATTCGTCAACAGGTGCTGCGGATTTTTCCTTTTCTTTCCTGGTTCCCATTGTCCTGGCTCATTTTCCGTGGTGATTTGGTGGCCGGTATCACCGGCGCTCTGATTTTGGTACCCAAAGCCATGGCCTATGCCCAACTCTCGGGTCTGCCACTGCAATTTGGGCTGTATACTGCGCTGGTACCGGCTATTATCGGCGCTCTGTGGGGTTCTTCCCGTCAACTTGCCACTGGCCCGGTGGCTATTCTTTCTCTCATGACCGCAGCTGCTGTTACTCCGATGGCTGTACCCGGATCTGAGGAGTACATCGGTCTGGTGCTGTTGCTGACCCTTTTGGTCGGCTGTATTCAGCTCTTTCTTGGTGTGGTTAAACTCGGCAGTGCGGTTAATTTTGTCTCCCATCCGGTTATTTTAGGGTTCATGAATGCGGCCGCTCTTATCATCGGCCTTTCCCAGCTGGATATGCTCCTTGGTATTCCCAAAGGACGCAGTGATTTTTTCCTTGTGGATGTGTGGGAGATGCTTGGGTACATACCTCTGACACATCTGCCGACCCTTGCGATGTCGATATTCAGTCTGGTCCTCATGCTGGCGGTTAAACGGGTGGCTTTTCTCGCCAAATCCGGCGTGCTGGTGGTGGTCGCCCTGACGACTCTGATCAGTGCTCTCATCGGGTTTGAACACAAAGAGACCGGCCGGATAGGTGATGTTGTGACGCCGGAGACCCGGGAGCTTGTTGAAGAGTACGGTGCCACTGCTCAGCGTATCGAGAGCATGAGCAGCCGGATTGCTGAACTCTCCGTTCAGTTAAGGCAGGCGGAAAAAGAGGGTGATCACCGTAAGTCCGCAAACTTACGCTATAGAATCGAGCTGATGGGCCTTGACATCAAGACGGCTGAACAGGAAAATCGCCATCGGATGCGCGGGATTCATAAGTTGTACTTCGTGCGGACCGTTCCCATGGAAGGACAGTCTTCCCAACTGTATCAGATGGGGATGGCTCCGGCGGAGGACAGGACCGACGGTCGCCGGTGGCATATCAGGAAAATTGAGCAGGATGTGCTGAGGTTGAGCGGCGGCGGTGAGGTGGTCGGTACTGTACCTGCTGGTTTGCCCGGTTTACGCATTCCTGCGATAACTGTAGACGGTGTTTTACAGTTGATGAGTGCCGCTCTGGTCATCGCTCTGGTTGCCTTTATGGAATCAATCTCCATGGCGAAAGCCATGGCCGGTAAAACAAAACAGCGTATTGATCCCAACCAGGAGTTGATTGGCCAGGGTATGGCAAATATTGGTGGTTCTTTTTTCCAGTCGTATCCGGCCAGCGGTTCGTTTACCGGATCTGCCATCAATCTGCAAGCCGGAGCACAAACCGGTCTGGCCATGGTCTTTAACGGGTTTTTTGTGGCTGTCACTCTTCTGTTTCTCACGCCACTCATCTACCATTTACCCAAAGCCGTACTCGCGGTTATCATTGTTCTGGCAGTAACCGGGCTGATCACCCCCCGGGCGTTTCGTCATATCTGGAAGGCGAGTCGTGCCGATGGCCTGCTGGCACTGGTCACATTTGCAGTCACTCTGCTTGCCGCACCTCACCTTGACAAGGGGATCATGGTTGGAGCTTTGCTTGCCATCGGACATTATCTGTATCGTACCATGGCTCCCCGGGTAGCGATCCTGGGGCGTTACAAAGATGGTACTCTTCGCGATGTGAAGTACCATCCTGATCTGGCAACCTCAACCAAAGTGGTGGCCATTCGTTTTGACGGCTCGCTCTACTTTGCCAACATTGCCCATTTTGAAGATGCGGTGCTGGGTGCGGTGGCTGACAACCATGAGGCTCAGTTTCTTCTTGTGGTTGGCGATTCAATCAACTTCATCGACTCTTCAGGTGAAGAGATGCTTCACAACCTGGTGGCACAGTTACAGCAGTCAGGAATAGAGATGGTTTTCTCCGGGTTGAAAAAGCAGGTTCTTGATGTGATGCGGGCAACGGGTCTGTACCGAGTCATCGGAGAGCAGAATATCTTCTCTACAGAAAATCAGGCACTTCTGGCCATATCCTGCCGCTTGGGTGAGGAAGATGATGCCTGTGCACTGTTCAGGTCGTAA